In Ornithorhynchus anatinus isolate Pmale09 chromosome 17, mOrnAna1.pri.v4, whole genome shotgun sequence, the following proteins share a genomic window:
- the LOC103168281 gene encoding natural killer cells antigen CD94-like, whose translation MSTSWRLLARTLGILALALLASVLALGILITNYSSGQGPESPFSVPNITTQKGCYSGSCPENWIWNRGNCYYLSREVKTWPGSQNACRSMNSSLLKIEDREELQDFLKLLKSYYWTGLSRTGSDGPWLWEDGAGLSHDLSVQDIFSNERCANYHPQKDEFSSEECLRSFSYICELRAI comes from the exons ATGTCTACTTCCTGGCGGCTTCTGGCCAGGACTCTGGgcatcctggccctggccctcttaGCATCTGTGCTAGCACTGGGGATCCTCATAACAAACT ACTCTTCTGGCCAAGGACCCGAGAGCCCTTTTTCAGTTCCCAACATCACAACCCAAAAAG GCTGCTACTCTGGCTCTTGCCCAGAGAACTGGATCTGGAACAGAGGGAACTGTTATTACCTTTCTAGAGAAGTCAAGActtggccagggagtcaaaatGCTTGTCGAAGTATGAATTCCAGTCTCCTGAAGATAGAAGACAGGGAGGAGTTGCAA GATTTTCTGAAACTTCTGAAGTCTTATTACTGGACTGGATTGTCTCGGACTGGCTCTGATGGACCCTGGCTGTGGGAGGACGGAGCTGGTCTCTCCCATGACCT GTCTGTGCAAGACATTTTCTCTAATGAACGCTGTGCGAATTATCATCCACAGAAAGATGAATTTTCATCTGAAGAATGTCTCCGGTCATTTTCATATATTTGTGAGCTAAGAGCTATATAG